A single region of the Jatrophihabitans sp. GAS493 genome encodes:
- a CDS encoding oxidoreductase, which produces MTDPLAPLMDLPGVAAGVDSARNAVDTLLNNRVLRRKSTEVSTESSLRGAWASAWLSGAKLSLDDVRAGTSPVVSDPTLQGALRAQAAIGTLTDTWTRAPRQVLARLHVLAAADLVEDRETLGRPRELASTRLDILADVLAATSAPAVVVGAIVHAEVLSLDAFAPASGVVARVANRLTLIERGLDPNSLVVIEAGHRELEQEYIEALAAYRTSTPAGVGVWIRHCCEAVVTGARETTAICEAIARG; this is translated from the coding sequence GTGACTGACCCGCTCGCACCACTGATGGACCTGCCCGGCGTCGCGGCCGGTGTCGACTCCGCCCGCAACGCGGTGGACACCCTCCTCAACAACCGGGTGCTGCGGCGCAAATCCACGGAGGTCTCGACTGAGTCTTCGCTGCGCGGGGCCTGGGCCTCGGCCTGGCTGTCGGGTGCAAAGCTCTCGCTGGACGATGTGCGCGCCGGGACATCGCCGGTGGTCAGCGATCCGACCCTGCAGGGCGCGCTGCGGGCGCAGGCCGCGATCGGCACCCTCACCGACACCTGGACCCGGGCGCCGCGGCAGGTGCTGGCCCGGCTGCACGTGCTGGCCGCCGCCGACCTGGTCGAGGATCGCGAGACGCTCGGTCGCCCGCGCGAGCTCGCCTCCACCCGGCTGGACATCCTGGCCGACGTGCTGGCCGCCACCTCCGCTCCGGCCGTGGTGGTCGGCGCGATCGTGCACGCCGAGGTGCTCTCACTGGACGCCTTCGCCCCCGCCTCGGGCGTGGTAGCCCGGGTGGCGAACCGGCTCACCCTCATCGAGCGGGGCCTCGACCCCAATTCCCTGGTGGTGATCGAGGCCGGGCACCGGGAACTGGAGCAGGAGTACATCGAGGCCCTGGCTGCCTACCGGACGTCGACGCCGGCCGGTGTCGGCGTCTGGATTCGGCACTGCTGTGAAGCGGTCGTCACCGGAGCCCGCGAGACGACCGCCATCTGCGAGGCCATCGCCCGGGGCTGA
- a CDS encoding DUF2752 domain-containing protein: MSAVQPNAAALRRTRRSYLAMGGCLLLATGYLTVANPHDRHALMVPCPTKLVTGLDCPLCGGLRLAHDTMHLQFNSMLHDNLFLIMLAPLLVFYGAKSVRANCRGEPPVAIPKPVWMTVVALSFVWMLIRNLPAWPLKPTTFG; the protein is encoded by the coding sequence GTGAGCGCCGTCCAACCGAATGCCGCTGCGCTGCGCCGTACGCGGCGTTCGTATCTGGCGATGGGTGGCTGCCTGCTACTGGCCACCGGTTACCTCACCGTCGCCAATCCCCATGATCGGCACGCGCTCATGGTGCCCTGCCCGACGAAGCTCGTCACCGGGTTGGACTGCCCGCTCTGCGGTGGCCTGCGGCTGGCCCACGACACCATGCACCTGCAGTTCAACTCGATGCTGCACGACAATCTCTTCCTGATCATGCTGGCCCCATTGCTCGTGTTTTACGGGGCAAAGTCGGTACGGGCCAACTGTCGAGGTGAGCCGCCGGTCGCCATTCCGAAGCCGGTCTGGATGACGGTGGTGGCGCTGTCGTTTGTCTGGATGCTGATTCGCAACCTGCCGGCGTGGCCGTTGAAGCCGACGACCTTCGGCTGA
- a CDS encoding HAD family phosphatase: protein MARAAAFFDLDKTIIAKSSALAFGKPFYQGGLINRRAVVRGAYAQFVFALSGADEDQMDRMRDYLQAMCAGWDVAQIREIVGETLHEIIDPIVYDEAVTLIGEHKAAGRDVVIVSSSGFEVVAPIGAMVGADDVLATRMVEQDGKYTGEIETYIYGPGKADAMRALAEQRGYDLSECYAYSDSVTDTPMLEEVGHPFAVNPDRALRRIATERGWPVLVFSNAVPLRARLSGLRPANSTATATVAVGAVAATGLVWYLAKRRSGRS, encoded by the coding sequence GTGGCACGAGCAGCGGCGTTCTTCGACCTCGACAAGACGATCATCGCCAAGTCGAGCGCCCTCGCCTTCGGCAAGCCCTTTTACCAGGGTGGGCTCATCAATCGCCGGGCTGTGGTGCGGGGCGCCTACGCCCAGTTCGTCTTCGCCCTCTCCGGGGCCGATGAGGACCAGATGGACCGGATGCGCGACTACCTGCAGGCCATGTGTGCCGGCTGGGACGTGGCTCAGATCCGCGAGATCGTCGGTGAGACGCTGCACGAGATCATCGACCCCATCGTCTACGACGAGGCGGTGACGCTCATCGGCGAGCACAAGGCCGCCGGACGGGACGTGGTGATCGTCAGCTCGTCAGGCTTTGAGGTGGTGGCCCCGATCGGTGCCATGGTCGGAGCAGACGACGTCCTCGCGACCCGCATGGTCGAGCAGGACGGCAAGTACACGGGGGAGATCGAGACCTATATCTACGGCCCCGGCAAGGCCGACGCCATGCGGGCCCTGGCCGAGCAGCGAGGCTATGACCTCTCCGAGTGTTACGCCTACTCCGATTCGGTCACCGACACTCCGATGTTGGAGGAGGTCGGGCACCCGTTCGCGGTGAATCCGGACCGGGCACTGCGCAGAATCGCCACCGAGCGCGGCTGGCCAGTCCTGGTCTTCTCCAACGCCGTGCCGCTACGGGCTCGTCTCTCGGGTCTGCGCCCGGCCAACAGCACCGCAACCGCCACCGTTGCCGTCGGCGCCGTCGCCGCCACCGGACTGGTCTGGTATCTGGCCAAGCGGCGCAGTGGGCGCAGCTAG
- a CDS encoding DUF1697 domain-containing protein, which translates to MTELIALLRGVNVGRANRISMAQLRELITDLGYQNPRTLLQSGNAVFEATAGQAKGCAGKLEKALKEQAGVSSTVVIRTAAELRQAIAADPLTDIAVDGSRHLIGFLQDAPTAAAVKQLNALDLPPDRIAVRGKHVYLWMTDGVLKSRLSKSGWEKIVGTPVTARNANTVRKLEAMLG; encoded by the coding sequence GTGACCGAGTTGATTGCACTACTGCGAGGCGTCAATGTCGGGCGGGCCAACCGGATCTCCATGGCCCAACTCCGCGAGCTGATCACCGACCTGGGCTACCAGAATCCGCGAACCCTCCTGCAGAGCGGAAACGCAGTCTTCGAGGCGACCGCCGGCCAGGCCAAGGGCTGCGCCGGCAAGCTGGAGAAGGCACTTAAGGAGCAGGCCGGAGTGAGCTCCACCGTCGTCATCCGAACGGCGGCCGAACTGCGTCAGGCGATCGCCGCCGACCCCCTCACCGACATCGCGGTGGACGGATCCAGGCACCTCATCGGATTTCTTCAGGACGCCCCGACCGCGGCGGCGGTCAAGCAGCTCAACGCCCTCGACCTCCCTCCGGACCGGATCGCCGTGCGCGGAAAGCACGTCTACCTATGGATGACCGACGGGGTGCTGAAATCCCGGCTCTCCAAGAGCGGCTGGGAGAAGATCGTCGGCACGCCGGTCACCGCGCGCAACGCGAACACGGTCCGTAAACTCGAGGCGATGCTCGGCTAA